From the genome of Brassica oleracea var. oleracea cultivar TO1000 chromosome C4, BOL, whole genome shotgun sequence:
NNNNNNNNNNNNNNNNNNNNNNNNNNNNNNNNNNNNNNNNNNNNNNNNNNNNNNNNNNNNNNNNNNNNNNNNNNNNNNNNNNNNNNNNNNNNNNNNNNNNNNNNNNNNNNNNNNNNNNNNNNNNNNNNNNNNNNNNNNNNNNNNNNNNNNNNNNNNNNNNNNNNNNNNNNNNNNNNNNNNNNNNNNNNNNNNNNNNNNNNNNNNNNNNNNNNAACGTTCAGTACTGCCGCTAGGCCACCTGACGTTCTCAAAAATGTGTATTTTAACAAAAATCTGCGGTCTCCATCAATGTTCTCAACGAGTTTATAATACAAGATTATGGTTGTAGTAAGCCATGTCAATCGATGTTGAAACCCTTTGTCATTGATCGGTCAATTTGTGTGAATGTAATCTTAACCTAAGATTTTTCCATAAATTTAAGTATATATCACGAGAGCAACGTAATAATGCTAGTGATGTTATATATTTTTGGACCGTTTCAGAGTCTTAGGTGAGTGGGCCACCCATTTTCATTATGTAATTTTCTGAGTGGGACCATTTCATTTCCAGTTTCCATCATAAACGCTTATAATATATGCCATACTGATGTCCATCCATCCCCACATCATCTCTCTCCCTGCATTTATATACTGCACTCTTCTTTGCTCATTTCACACAAAAGAAGAGAACCAAAACATGGCTAACTCTCTCGTCTCTCTTCTCCCAATCTTCCACTTGTTGGTGTTATTAGGATCCTCAGTGAATGCTTATTGGCCACCATCACCTGGTTACTGGCCAAGCTCCAAGGTTGGCTCCTTGAACTTCTACAAAGGTTTTAGGAATCTTTGGGGTCCTCAGCATCAGAGAATGGACCAAAATGCCCTCACCATATGGCTTGATAGAACCTCAGGTACTGTGATTAAACTCTGCTTTTCATTTTCTCAAGTGGATATTTCAATTTTTCTTTTGAAGTTTTTGTTTCTTTTTATTGATAATGAATTTGGGCTTTCTATGTATAGGAAGTGGATTTAAGTCAGTGAAGCCATTCAGATCAGGTTACTTTGGAGCATCCATCAAACTCCAACCTGGCTACACTGCTGGGGTCATCACATCTCTCTATGTGAGTTAGAGACTCTTAAGTACCTCTCTAGTTACATTTAACGACCTTAATCAAAACTAACTAAGATTAATTGTTGCAGCTATCAAATAATGAGGCACATCCAGGATTCCATGATGAGGTGGACATCGAATTCTTGGGGACAACATTTGGGAAGCCGTACACACTTCAAACAAATGTGTACATTAGAGGAAGTGGAGATGGCAAAATCATTGGTCGCGAGATGAAGTTTCGCTTATGGTTTGATCCCACCTCGGATTTTCACCATTATGCTATTCTTTGGAACCCTAGAGAAATCATGTAAGCATTCTTCTCCTTAATGGTCTTATAAACAAATTAATTTAAGATTGTTTTTGTTGAACCTAACACGTGAATAACTAGTCTAGTTATAAAAGATCCGTTTTCTGAAAAGAGAAAACTATAAAATTATTGTATGGCCGCAGATCTAGGTGAATGGAAAAGATAGTTGAAATTTTATTTTATAAATGGAAAAGATCTTCCGTAGGGTTGCATTATTCGTGCAAGGAGAGATATAATTAGAGACAAACAAGAAAAGACAACGACCGTACGACGGTGGACAACTATACTTGATTTTTTTTGTTAGTCACAAATAATTAATGATTTTCTCATGTTATTCGTTTCTAGGCATAACCAAAATGCCAGCTTTACTAATTTTTAGTTCTTTTAACCAAGTATGATTCCTTTACACCTATGAGGTGCAACCACATCAATGGGACATACAGAATCTACCTACCATTCTAAGCATTTAATATATAGAAATATTTTTTAATTATTTTAGAATTAGATCTCACACTTTCTTACCAGAATGTTACTATATAAAACATAACATACATCTTTTTATCTGGGCATATATATTCCTTATTTAGTATTCAAACTAATATTGATTTTGTTTCATTTGTGTTTTCAGATTTTTGGTGGATGATATTCCCATAAGAAGATACCCCAAAAAGAGTGCGGCTACATTTCCACTAAGACCAATGTGGCTTTATGGTTCTATATGGGATGCTTCTTCTTGGGCAACTGAGAATGGTAAATACAAAGCTGACTATAAATATCAACCTTTCACTGCCAAGTACACCAATTTTAAAGCGATTGGTTGCACCGCCTACTCATCCGCACGGTGCCATCCACTGTCGGCTTCACCATACCGTTCTGGCGGATTAACTCGGAAGCAATACCAAGCAATGAGATGGGTGCAAACACATAATATGGTATACAATTATTGCAAAGATTACAAACGCGACCATTCTCTAATTCCGGAATGTGGGCGTTAGAAGAAAATTTTAAAAATCTTCTGAAGTTTTAAATTTTTAATTTTCATTAAGAAAGTTTTGCAAAAGATTGGGAAATTCTGAAGGTTTTGTGCTACTACATTATTGTCAGTTTTTTTTTGTTTCACAAAATAAAGGTTTCTTTTTTCTTTTTGCTTATCATCTTGTCGAATATGTAAATGTTTCCAATACCATATTGTTGGTCAAATGTGTTTCAAAAAAAAATTGTTTGAATGTTGTTTCGTTATTCCATACCATGATCAGACTTATCTTAGGAATTTACATATCAATTATCAATAAAATGGAGGGTACAAGGCCATTAGCTAGATCGATGTAAAATTTACAGGAAAGTATATTTTAGCTAACAACTTATTTAACCGTCACGAAATTATTATCGACAGATCTCAAACGACTGCTTGATATTACACACTATTAGTTTTTTATGTCTATCAGGCTATAAACAAATTCCAGGCTATCTAGTTCAATCTTTATAGATAAAAACACTAATAACTATCATGTCCAATAATTCTAAATCCAATTATTTTTCTTGGAGAAGGGTTCCAATTCTTTAATTTATGGCCTTTATCGAATCTTTGAGAGAATGTGACTGTTTATTATCGCCAGGAAATTTGTACTTAGAAAATTATGATGAAGCCAAGCATATACTCCTTCCGTTTTTTAACCGTTTTTTAATATAAATCGTTTTAAAATTATGTACAGATTAATAAATAATTTTTTTTTTTTATATTTTCTAAACAAAAACAACATTAGTTATTTACCTAACCACAAATCAACTAATAATAAAATAAAAAGTATATTATCATTGTTCATATAACATTAAGTGTTAATAAATTTTACATAGAAAACTGAAAACGTCATATAATTTGGAACATAAAAATTTCTCTAAAGCGACTTATATTAAAAAACGGAAGGAGTAGTATATATGTGGTGATTTTTTCAAGAATAACAATTTACAAAAAAAAAATCTACATTAAATAACGAGGGAAAACAATCGACATAGTTTCAAATGCATTGCAAAGAAATAAATGTCAGGACCAAAATGACAAGTAAGACTGCAACTGATCAAGATGAAAATATTAAATTCATATAAATTCGATTGCTTTTATTTTATTTTTAGAAAGGTTATTTCAATTAATTTGAGTATATATTATTAAATGTGGCTTATACATTTACTTTCGAGACAGTTTGACTATGTGCAATTAAACCAAGGTAAGCAAAGAAATACATAATCATATAAAATGGCGAAAATGATTTAAAAATAGAAAGTTGATATGTATTAGAAACATATATGTAAATAACTAAATATAAATTAATATGTATACTTATATTAAAATTTAATTTATTTATTTTATAAAACTCATATGATTCATAATTATTTTTATAATAAATTATATTAAATAACCTAGTTTCGAATTATGTTATAGAATTAATACTTAATTTTCATGGATTTACTAATCAAAATTTTCATCAAATTATAATTTACTCATAAATTTCTCATACCAATATATTTGCGTCATATATATTTTGCAATTTGTAGCAAAAAAATCTTTATAAAAAAGTTCCCCCGTAGAGAATGATTGGAAGATATTTAGTGCTATATAAAAATTATGGTTGTGATTGAAAAGATCTACATCACTTTCAATGGAGTTCCTAATATATAATATAATTTGATAGTTGGATTCTAATAAATAATATATAATCACCAATCAAAAACCTTAGATAGATAAGAAGCAACTTCAAAATAGTAAAATTCCACAATTATTTTTCCAAAATACTATTTTTATCAGTAAAGTTCTTGGAAACAATTTGGAAATTTAATCGAAATCAGCTGTAAATCTTCCTGAATATATAATTAAGATATCGTGGATATAGAATCATATAAATAAATGAATTCTATGTGTTTTGGGAATCACGTTAATGATTAATTTAGTCCCCTATAAACAGAAATATATTTCTCATGATTTTCTTAGCTAGGTAAGTAGATACATTGTTTAGATTATACACTTTATGAATTTCTCTGTGAATGACATCCGAAAACATTATTCATTGGTCAAATGAATTTTTATCACATATTAAAAAACAATATCTTCTGTGATATTTTTCGTATTATTTATCCCATAAATAAATGGAATGATGGTTGAATACGACTAAACAATGAGCAGGAGTATTCCATCTGAATTTGGTAGATGCGTACAAGACGATTGAAAACATCAAACATTCGTTTACAAAAATAGCCCACAAGCACTACTGACCCATGCTTCTCTTTTCCTCTTTTGGTATTTTATGAGAACGTTGACATTCGATCATAACTTCAGATGTGGTTGTAGATGTTCTAATGTAACTTTAATTTCTTTTTTTTCATTATGAAATTTTCATATTCTTTTAAGAACTAGTTCTTTTTTTTTAACAAAAGATATAAAATAGGTCGTAAGCAGTTTAGATGGAATCCGTCCATGTCTTCCCGTGGACATTTATGCGAGTGGCAGAGTAAGCCATGGATCAAAAGTAGGAACCGTGCGAAAACTAGTACTGTGAGCTCATACGTATAAAGTATTACTACAGTCATATTGGTGGTAAGAAAAAAAAACTTGGGACAAAGCAATGAAGCATAAATCAGTATGTCATGAATTTAAATTCTGCTAAAATTTAGTAATTTACTATTTGCTCGACCAAATGACATGAAACCATATTTTAAGTTTCATTAGAAAATACCATATCAAAATTTCCATTAGTACTGTCATCATCAAAGATTAATTGAACGTCAGATCCAAATATCTCATAAGTGGACTGAACCTAATCCTCCATTAAAATTATGCTCTGATAGCATAATAGTCGGACTTATCGTGAGTTTCTAACTTAAAACCAATTGGTGATAAACTGATCAATTCTAACATTTTATATATTATTTAAGGTTCTTTTAAATTTCCGACATGGCATACTTTATTTCTAATAAAAAGTTTTCCTTGCTCGCTTCCGGTCATGGTCTGTTAAAGCTCTATCTTTAGCTGGAAGGCTGCAATTAATTGCCACTGTCATTTATGGAACAGTCAATTTCTGGATGTCGGTTTTCATCCTTCCTAAGGGTTGTATCAAAAGGATTGAGTCGCTCTGCTCCAAATTCCTGTGGGCCGGTAACACTGATACTAGTGGCCAAGCTAAGATCGCTTGGACTACTGTCTGTCTCCCAAAGGCTGAGGGGGGACTAGGCATTCGAAGTTTAACAATGTGGAACAAAGTGCTCTGCCTCAGATTTCTTTGGCTGCTCTTTTCAGACAGTAAATCGTTGTGGGCAATATGGAATAGACGTTACAATTTACAAGGTAAGAGTCTCTGGACTTTAGAGATTTCCACTTCGAACTCTTGGACTTGGAATCACTTGCTAAAGTTGAAGGAGCTTGGGATGCAATTTGTTAAACCAATCCTTGGAAATGGCCACAGTGTGAGCTTTTGGTATGATGCTTGGACCCCTTTCGGAAGTCTTATTAATTTCTTAGGTCAGCACGCGCCCCGTCAGCTCCGAGTCCCTCTCCATAGTACTGTGTCTGAAGCGTGTAGTACATCTGGTTGGAATATCGCCTCGCCGAGATCAAATGGGGCTCTAGAGCTTCATACCTCTCTAACTACCATTCCCTGCCCGACATTCTCTGAGATGCCTGATTCATACACGTGGTGTACAACTTCTAGGGAGGAGCCGAAGTTTAATGCATCAAATACTTGGCAGGATCTCCGGCCTACTTGGCAGGATCTCCGGCCAAGGGGGCCGATTCAGACTGCATCAGGCCTCATATGGTTCAAGGGAGCAATTCCGAGAAACAGTTTCAACATGTGGGTAGCCAACATGAATAGATTACCAACTAGAGCAAGACTTGCTTCATGGGGCCTTCCTGTCCCTACTGCTTGCTGCCTTTGCTCTGCCTATATGGAAACAAGAGATCACTTGTTCTTGTCTTGTAGCTACAGTTCTACAGTTTGGGAGCTATGCATTGGGACGCTAAATCCTCCATCTAGGATGTTTAGCACCTGGTCTGAGCTACTCTCCTGGATCAGAGGCAATTCTCCATCGGCTCCTTCTTTGCTAAGGAAGTTAGCGGCTCAATCCATCTTATATCATCTCTGGAAGCAAAGGAATAATGTCTTGCACAACCACATTGTATTACCGCCAGAAGCGATCTTCAGAAACATTGACAAGGAGATGCGAAATACAATTACGGCTAGAAGAGGGAGGAAGCATTTTCTCGATCTAATGGCAAAGTGGATGCGTTGAGATGAGATGAAATTTTGGCAATCCTTCCTTGTTACTATCTTGTTTTTTCCTTTTTTTGCCAAGGTGTAACAAATCTTAGATCTTATTTTGTAAAATCTGAATCTTCATTTTAATGATATTTACCTTTTAGCAAAAAAAAAAAAAAAATTTTAAGATACGCAAAACAATTTGAGTTTTTTTTTAATTAAAGACATTGAAAATGTTGCTGAAAACTAGACTCAATCTTTCGAAGCTAATAAAAATCCAGCTCTACATTGTTTCTCCCAAGTGCTTCCTAATTGCGACGTAAGAAATCTAATAACACTCAATCAGAGTACTTTGTATAGAATACGTTGTTAAACGAACGAGAGGCGCTTTATCATACAACATCTTACAAAAAATACACTATAGTCTATAGTGTCCATCGTATGGAATTTGTGGAACATCAATATATCATCATGGTAACCCTTAGGATTAGAAACACTTTTTTTTTTTAATGAAAATCATTAGAAACACTAATATTATCGACAATACTAAAAACATTATTATCAGAAAACAAACAAAAAAGCCAAGGGCTTTCGAACTTTCACGTCGAAACGATTTCATTGGTTATTGATGAGATCTGCATATTATAGTGGGCTGGCTAGCCTTGTCTTTGAGTTTCGACAGACATTGTCTCCTTTCAAGCAATGTCCTTTTCTATATCTCTGTCTTTCCATTTTTTGTTTGATTATTTTCATTGAGTATAGAAAAATTCATACAATCTATTCTTTTTGAAGTAGTTATATATAGTTAATCAGCAAATAGTGAATTTTGTTTGAATGGTTTATCAGATAGGTTGAGAGAATAAGATGTGAGTAGTTCAAATGATATACAACATCTTACTTTATTAAAATAGAAGTACAAATAAAAAATAACTCTAAAACTTACAACTTAATTACAATACAATGTCACTGAAGTAATTAATAAACTTAAATCTAAATTAATTTTTTTTCTAAATCTATTCCACAACAAATTCATGATAAATATTACACTTAATGCACATTAATACTATAAACCTTAATATGTAAAGTAGAAAACTTCTTACCATAAATTCGTGGGTATTATCCTCTATTAAATAATGTTTATTACATTTTTCAAAATTTTATTGTTAATGAAATCAATTAATAATATTTATCTACTTTATTAAAATAGAAGTACAAATAAAAAATAACCCTAAAACTTACAACTTAATTACAATACAATGCCACTGAAGTAATTAATAAACTTAAATCTAAATTAATTTTTTTCCTAAATCTATTCCACAACAAATTCATGATAAATATTACACGTAATGCACATTAATACTATAAACTTTAATATGTAAAGTAGAAAACTTCTTACCATAAATTCGTGGGTATTATCCTATATTAAATAATGTTTATTACATTTTTCAAAATTTTATTGTTAATGAAATCAATTAATAATATTTAAAAAATTTAAAGGATATGTCGTATTTGAGAAAAAAAAATTAATAATGAGAACATATTTAAAAATATCAATTTTACTTGATAATTCTAAATTTGTACCTAGTTAAATTTTCCAAATAACCAATTTGACTAATCTATTTAATTGACAATATTGTTTTAGATATATATATATCTAAAATGCTATTAGAAAATTATTTTTAAATTATGTATGATATTACATATGTTCAATTGAATTTTACCTTAAATTATTTTTCTTTAGTACAGATTTGAAATATTATATTTGGTAATAACATGTACATTTAAGTATTAGTATTAAAAAAATTAAAAACACCTAAGATTTTTCTTATGAGAAAATTGTAATAGAGAAAGTTTCAAAAGAATATTCTTCACGTTTTGTATGTAAAGAAAAACATTTAGACAAGATAACAATGTTCTAAAAAAGAAAAAAAATTCAAATAAAATAAAAATCCTACATATAATAAAATGTTAAAGTCAATAATTTAAAATAAAATTAATTTGATAATAATATAAATACAAGAAATGCAACTACTCATTCTAACAAATTACTCATTTTAATAAGTATGATATAAATATTTTACTAAAAATGCATGACGAATATTTATATATCGGGTTGAGAAATTAAAAATTAAGACTACTTATATGACATGTTGGAAATTTAAATATAGTTATCATTTATGACCAAAAACCTATCAAAACTTCTCAAATATTATTTTCGCATATATATGTTAGTTTATGGAAAACACACACATAAACTAAAAATAAACTAAAAAATCTATTTTAATTATTATGCGTAATGTCATAATAAAAAATACATAATACGTGAAAAATAAATAAATATTATATTATTTATAGAAAACAAAAGTATATTTCTAAAAAAATGAAAAAGTGGTTTTTCTTAGAAAACAAAAGTATATTTCTAAAAAAAAATGAAAAAGTGGTTTCTCTTTTTTACTAGAAATCCAAATGTTGTAAATAATTCTTTCCAACGTGTATCAAACCCGACCAATGAAAGGCTACTAGCATTTTCTTTACCACTAGCCAACTCGATATCGAGTAAATAAAAATGATATCGGTTAAATAAAAACAAATATTCGCGTGATATTTACATTTACGGTTATATAAATCATTTTATTTTTACTATTAGTGGAATTATGTAACAACAATATATGTATTATATGATGCATTTTTGTCACCATTTTATTATAATTTTTACAGATTATATAATGGTGTAAAAACTATTTAGTTACATTAAGTAAACAAAAAAAACCCGCCCAGCTCTAGTTCGTAATTTAATATTTGAGACTTAATCTACAATTATTTTTAAACCGTTTTTCATGTTTTTAAACGGTGGGAACCGTTTTGCATGAGTTATAGCATAGAAAGCACAAATTTCATTATATATTTTAAGATAATGGATATATATAATTAAAAGCAGGAAGATATTATTCCCGACCTTAGCTCAGTTGGTAGAGCGGAAGACTGTAGTTGTAGCTGTTATCTTTAGGTCGCTGGTTCGATTCCGGCAGGTCGGAATTTTAATTTTTATATATTTTCTCTCTAAATATCACGGCCTTGAATCTTGTATTTAATAATGGGCCGATAAGTCCATAGCTAAGCCTGAGAGGTAGGAGTTAATCTTCTAAAGACTGTAGTAGTTGCTGATAATCTTTAGGTCGGTTCGAAGCCCACAGACTTTTTTTCCAGTTTCCTTTTTTTTTATGGGTTTTGTAAATATCTTGTGCCTTATTAACCTTGTTAATGAATCATGGGCCGAAAAGTCAACATATAGCCCTGCCTGAGATGTATATATCTCAAAGCACGCGGTTTCACAAAGAAAAAACGACAGCGTTTAGTAGTCAGTCAATCCGTGTTTTGACCCTGACGGTTATATTTTCAAACGTGGGGTCAATACCGTAATTTCCTTGGCTCCACCTTTTTCTTCTGTCAAATCCACTTTTGTTTTTTTTTTCCTTTTAACATCTTTTATTTCTGAAAACCCACTATACGAAGGAATCTTCATCGACTCGTTTATTCACAGATCCGACACAATACCGCATACCCCGGGTCGGGTTTTCGTGCTCCAGCCGTTCGTTCGTTCGTTCCTTCACCTTCTTCCTGCTTTCACCCCCATGCTGGCTCAGCCAGTT
Proteins encoded in this window:
- the LOC106337714 gene encoding probable xyloglucan endotransglucosylase/hydrolase protein 32; amino-acid sequence: MANSLVSLLPIFHLLVLLGSSVNAYWPPSPGYWPSSKVGSLNFYKGFRNLWGPQHQRMDQNALTIWLDRTSGSGFKSVKPFRSGYFGASIKLQPGYTAGVITSLYLSNNEAHPGFHDEVDIEFLGTTFGKPYTLQTNVYIRGSGDGKIIGREMKFRLWFDPTSDFHHYAILWNPREIIFLVDDIPIRRYPKKSAATFPLRPMWLYGSIWDASSWATENGKYKADYKYQPFTAKYTNFKAIGCTAYSSARCHPLSASPYRSGGLTRKQYQAMRWVQTHNMVYNYCKDYKRDHSLIPECGR